From the Corythoichthys intestinalis isolate RoL2023-P3 chromosome 15, ASM3026506v1, whole genome shotgun sequence genome, one window contains:
- the LOC130931109 gene encoding protein TUNAR-like isoform X2: MLPGKMINTVYSDEERGSQDKESKEETILAMLGIIGTILNLLVIIFVYIYTTL, encoded by the coding sequence ATGCTTCCAGGGAAAATGATCAACACTGTCTACAGTGATGAGGAAAGGGGAAGCCAAGACAAAGAAAGCAAGGAAGAGACCATTTTGGCCATGTTGGGCATTATCGGCACTATTCTTAACTTGCTGGTCATCATTTTTGTTTACATCTACACTACGTTGTAA